Proteins from a single region of Bacteroidota bacterium:
- a CDS encoding VCBS repeat-containing protein, with protein MKLDDSRPASLQLYRSALVCFLFLLAGLVNSYQAVAQSIPLLRQITPFPVFDEMEVPYQLPFLDGFNTPRPQFVDIDADGDVDLFLQERSNQIMFFEHNPAAATPFSLESSHFQQLTVGEWFRFADIDGDQDLDLLTERSFSFVQYFENTGSAEVPVFELVADTLFEQNGEPLFADRQNIPNVTDIDCDGLPDLFVGRLDGTIRRYELVQFDVEGVPQFALADERFQDIEIVGETGKQNSDAARHGANTLAFVDFDGDEDQDLFWGDFFESGLLYFENKGTCDLPDFSGESADFPLNDPLVSSGYNAPTFGDVNGDGVIDLLVGVLGGAFSASSNLADNMLFFQGNEDGGLNQQTSRFLSNLDFGSDSLPVLHDGDGDGDLDLYVSNSLDPNTLETAAVYFFENRGDAMSPAFYQDGQLALAPAFNYAPAFGDLDADGDADMLVGSWQGPIQYLRQDGTGIAGYSLVDEALLDLPAGSNSTPVLVDLDGDDDLDVIAGEANGTLNFYQNTGSTSAPVFATPIENWQGIDAGRRSVPVFLDIDADGDQDLVVGTDQDGVLLYTNTGSADAPAFTLAEDVFGLSDVRRITPALADLDADNDFDLVIGSLTGGLQYFENQTVPANTEVIDSPLPQAA; from the coding sequence TTGAAGTTGGACGATTCCCGGCCGGCCTCTCTGCAATTGTACCGTAGTGCGTTAGTCTGCTTTCTTTTTTTGCTCGCCGGCCTGGTCAACAGCTACCAGGCCGTCGCGCAATCCATCCCCCTCCTGCGGCAGATTACACCTTTTCCCGTTTTTGACGAGATGGAGGTGCCGTACCAACTGCCTTTCCTTGATGGATTCAATACCCCGCGTCCCCAATTTGTAGATATTGATGCGGATGGGGATGTCGACCTCTTCCTGCAAGAGCGGTCGAATCAAATCATGTTTTTCGAGCATAACCCGGCTGCTGCGACCCCCTTCTCACTTGAAAGCAGTCACTTCCAGCAACTCACCGTAGGCGAATGGTTTCGTTTTGCCGATATCGACGGGGACCAGGATCTGGACCTGTTAACTGAACGATCGTTCAGCTTTGTCCAGTATTTCGAAAACACCGGCAGCGCTGAAGTCCCTGTTTTTGAATTGGTTGCAGACACATTGTTCGAACAAAACGGGGAGCCACTCTTTGCTGATCGACAGAATATCCCGAACGTCACCGACATAGATTGTGATGGGCTCCCTGATTTGTTTGTTGGCCGGCTCGACGGGACCATCCGGCGGTACGAACTGGTCCAGTTTGATGTCGAAGGTGTTCCGCAATTTGCATTGGCAGATGAGCGGTTTCAGGACATAGAAATTGTTGGAGAAACGGGCAAGCAAAACAGCGATGCGGCGCGTCATGGTGCCAACACCCTGGCGTTTGTTGATTTTGATGGTGATGAGGACCAGGATTTGTTTTGGGGGGACTTCTTTGAGTCCGGATTGCTCTACTTCGAAAACAAAGGGACCTGCGATCTACCTGATTTTTCAGGTGAGTCTGCCGACTTTCCTTTGAATGATCCGCTTGTGTCCAGTGGATACAACGCGCCGACGTTTGGTGATGTTAACGGTGATGGTGTTATCGACCTGCTCGTAGGTGTACTGGGGGGCGCCTTTTCGGCCTCAAGCAACCTTGCGGACAATATGCTCTTCTTTCAGGGCAATGAAGATGGCGGGTTAAATCAGCAGACATCCCGATTCTTGTCAAACCTCGATTTTGGAAGCGACAGTTTGCCGGTATTGCACGACGGAGATGGCGACGGTGATCTCGATCTGTATGTAAGCAACAGCCTGGATCCCAACACGCTTGAAACGGCTGCAGTGTATTTTTTCGAAAACCGCGGGGACGCGATGTCGCCGGCGTTTTATCAGGATGGGCAGTTGGCGCTTGCGCCGGCATTCAATTATGCCCCTGCTTTTGGCGATCTGGATGCAGATGGAGATGCTGATATGCTTGTAGGTTCATGGCAGGGCCCTATACAGTATCTGCGGCAGGATGGAACGGGCATCGCCGGTTATTCGCTTGTTGATGAAGCACTACTCGATCTCCCCGCCGGTAGCAACAGCACGCCGGTACTGGTTGATTTAGATGGGGATGATGACCTGGATGTGATTGCCGGCGAAGCCAATGGGACGCTCAATTTTTATCAGAACACCGGTTCAACTTCAGCGCCCGTTTTTGCTACCCCCATTGAAAACTGGCAGGGCATCGACGCCGGCCGTCGCAGTGTGCCTGTTTTTCTGGATATCGATGCAGACGGCGATCAGGATCTGGTGGTTGGTACGGACCAGGATGGCGTCCTTTTGTATACGAATACAGGTAGTGCTGATGCGCCGGCGTTTACCCTTGCTGAAGATGTGTTTGGATTGTCTGATGTGCGTAGAATTACGCCGGCACTGGCCGACCTGGATGCAGACAATGATTTCGACCTTGTTATCGGCTCGTTGACAGGTGGATTACAGTACTTTGAAAATCAAACGGTCCCTGCCAATACTGAGGTCATCGATTCACCGTTGCCGCAAGCAGCGAT
- a CDS encoding c-type cytochrome domain-containing protein, whose amino-acid sequence MKIYLGRILSLILLSVVAVAGCELVTPPSALDYTQIQTADISYVNHIQPIFDRYCTRCHAGTDAAEGLRLDSWENLVAGGNNGSALIAFDGDNSLMINMVTKLVGGPHPFELSADTLGQGEITFLKRWIDGGALFDDGSVPYGDASELLYVPNQNDALISIIDTESQTVIRNVDLVELNSDLFTPNAKPHHVAVDPTGDTWYVSLIGDNKVCEFSNGSQNRPLFEGCVDFETPGILAVNGVKDEVYAGRSLTAVTPPQSIAAITQLDRSVREIDVFFSRPHALAVDPSGEFVHTGSLNENRVMTVNTSTDEVTFTLLAAPFHSFVQFAISPDGSRMVATGQSSNQVVILDSASPPGIIRIGAIEVDNQPWHPVWTPDGSQVYVGNLNSNSVSVLDMNNFTILQTITGDGLSQPHGASITPDGDYVYISNRNMAGGFTPRYDFGTNQDKGTVVVINTATNTIEKVIEVGRFPAGLSAIVP is encoded by the coding sequence ATGAAGATATATCTCGGGCGAATTCTTTCGCTGATATTGTTAAGCGTGGTCGCTGTTGCGGGTTGTGAGCTTGTAACCCCACCCTCAGCGCTGGATTATACACAGATCCAAACAGCAGATATCAGCTACGTCAACCATATCCAGCCCATATTTGATAGATATTGTACCAGGTGCCATGCGGGCACTGATGCCGCTGAAGGGCTCAGGCTTGATAGCTGGGAGAATCTGGTTGCTGGCGGGAATAACGGTAGCGCACTCATCGCCTTTGATGGGGACAATAGTTTGATGATAAATATGGTCACCAAACTTGTTGGCGGACCACACCCATTCGAATTGTCGGCAGATACACTTGGGCAAGGTGAGATTACTTTTTTGAAGCGCTGGATAGATGGTGGTGCGCTGTTTGATGATGGTTCCGTGCCTTATGGCGATGCGTCTGAATTGTTGTATGTGCCCAATCAGAACGATGCACTTATCTCCATTATTGATACCGAGTCTCAGACGGTTATACGGAATGTAGACCTGGTTGAATTGAATTCCGACCTCTTCACTCCCAATGCAAAGCCTCATCATGTGGCCGTTGATCCGACTGGTGATACTTGGTATGTATCTCTGATTGGAGACAACAAAGTTTGTGAGTTTTCCAATGGCTCCCAAAACCGCCCATTGTTTGAAGGCTGTGTCGATTTTGAGACCCCGGGGATACTGGCCGTTAATGGTGTCAAAGATGAAGTTTACGCCGGCCGTTCGCTAACAGCTGTGACGCCGCCGCAAAGCATCGCCGCCATTACGCAGCTTGACCGAAGCGTTCGCGAAATCGATGTGTTTTTCTCCCGTCCACATGCACTTGCTGTAGATCCTTCAGGGGAATTTGTGCACACGGGTAGTCTAAACGAAAACCGGGTCATGACGGTTAACACGTCAACCGATGAAGTCACCTTCACCCTGCTTGCGGCTCCGTTCCATTCGTTTGTGCAGTTTGCCATTTCGCCTGACGGCTCTCGAATGGTGGCAACCGGCCAGTCTTCCAATCAGGTCGTAATCCTTGACAGCGCTTCGCCTCCAGGTATCATCCGCATCGGTGCGATCGAAGTGGACAACCAGCCATGGCATCCCGTATGGACGCCTGACGGTTCTCAGGTATATGTCGGTAACCTGAACAGTAATTCGGTTTCAGTACTCGATATGAACAACTTCACCATTTTGCAGACCATTACCGGTGATGGCCTTTCGCAGCCCCACGGTGCATCCATTACGCCTGATGGGGACTATGTCTACATCTCAAACAGAAACATGGCCGGCGGTTTTACGCCCCGCTATGATTTTGGTACAAACCAGGACAAAGGCACTGTTGTTGTAATCAACACCGCAACCAACACCATCGAAAAGGTAATTGAAGTTGGACGATTCCCGGCCGGCCTCTCTGCAATTGTACCGTAG
- a CDS encoding choice-of-anchor B family protein has product MTSRIATLFVVLLLICTGNLSAQDKHKIRQAAGDQVASAKSQSITGAKVVCQNGFASGFPCQLSDLMSFVTNADLAGGLDSTRPLETNDVWGWTDPMDNKEYVLQGMRGGTSFVDISDPENPVVLGYLPTHTTPSTWRDIKVYNNHAFIVSEASGHGMQIFDLAQLRAVASPPQLFTETAHYDMFSKAHNIVINEDTGFAYAVGANGGGTTCGGGLHMINVTDPLNASFAGCFSDSMTSRGYSHDAQCVVYNGPDAEHAGKEICIGSNENAISIADVTDKDNPVALAQGTYPQVEYVHQGWFSDDHRYFFQDDELDEGRRGNNTKTIVWDLEDLDDPVVLKEHIAATPVIDHNMYYKNGLLFQSNYTAGLRILDVSDPANPVEVSFFDTVPSVNNVSFDGSWSNYPFFESGVIAVSSGSEGLFLVTTNVVGTAVEEAELPTQLTLSAPYPNPFDEQTSITLTVDQTQQTEVLVYDMLGRQVAVLFEGRIVPDAPQVVSFEASTLPNGKYIIRATSETSALSRVVTLIR; this is encoded by the coding sequence ATGACATCCCGTATTGCTACACTTTTTGTTGTTCTCCTGTTGATTTGCACAGGCAATCTTTCAGCACAGGACAAACATAAAATCCGCCAGGCTGCTGGTGATCAGGTGGCTAGCGCCAAATCTCAGTCTATTACAGGCGCCAAGGTGGTCTGTCAGAATGGATTTGCATCCGGGTTTCCCTGCCAGCTTTCTGATCTGATGTCTTTTGTGACCAATGCAGATCTTGCCGGCGGGCTCGACAGCACCCGCCCGCTCGAAACCAATGATGTCTGGGGATGGACCGACCCGATGGACAACAAAGAATACGTGCTGCAGGGTATGCGCGGAGGCACTTCATTTGTTGATATTTCCGATCCGGAAAACCCGGTTGTTTTGGGGTACTTGCCAACCCATACGACCCCTTCAACATGGCGAGACATTAAGGTATATAACAACCATGCCTTCATCGTCTCTGAGGCAAGCGGACATGGCATGCAGATTTTTGACCTCGCACAGCTCCGCGCTGTGGCTTCGCCGCCGCAGTTGTTTACCGAAACCGCCCACTACGATATGTTCAGCAAGGCGCACAACATTGTTATAAACGAAGATACGGGCTTTGCTTATGCTGTTGGCGCCAATGGGGGCGGCACAACGTGTGGCGGTGGGTTGCACATGATCAATGTCACTGATCCGCTCAACGCATCCTTTGCCGGCTGCTTTTCTGATTCAATGACGAGCCGCGGCTACAGCCATGATGCACAATGTGTTGTTTACAACGGCCCGGATGCAGAACACGCCGGCAAAGAAATTTGCATCGGCTCAAATGAAAACGCCATCAGCATTGCGGACGTGACGGACAAGGACAACCCTGTTGCCCTTGCTCAGGGTACCTACCCGCAAGTAGAATATGTACACCAGGGCTGGTTCTCAGATGATCACCGCTATTTCTTCCAGGATGATGAACTGGACGAAGGCCGGCGCGGCAACAATACCAAGACAATCGTCTGGGACCTCGAAGACCTCGACGATCCAGTGGTTCTCAAAGAACACATCGCAGCTACGCCGGTGATCGATCACAATATGTATTACAAAAACGGACTCCTCTTCCAGTCCAACTATACCGCAGGATTGCGTATTCTAGACGTTTCTGATCCCGCAAATCCTGTAGAAGTGTCTTTCTTCGACACCGTACCCAGCGTCAATAACGTCAGCTTCGACGGCTCCTGGAGCAATTATCCGTTTTTCGAAAGTGGGGTTATTGCTGTCAGCAGTGGTTCAGAAGGGCTTTTCCTTGTGACAACAAACGTAGTTGGTACAGCCGTTGAAGAAGCGGAGCTTCCTACGCAGCTCACCTTGAGTGCACCTTATCCTAACCCGTTTGATGAGCAGACATCTATCACGCTCACGGTTGATCAGACGCAGCAAACCGAAGTGCTTGTATATGACATGCTTGGCCGGCAAGTCGCTGTGCTGTTCGAAGGCCGCATCGTTCCCGATGCACCACAGGTTGTCTCGTTCGAAGCCAGCACGCTGCCAAATGGCAAGTACATCATTCGTGCGACCAGTGAGACATCTGCCCTCTCTCGCGTTGTTACCCTCATAAGGTAA